From Streptomyces sp. NBC_00683, one genomic window encodes:
- a CDS encoding enoyl-CoA hydratase/isomerase family protein, with translation MTSLDSVLDKDGVRLTVDDAVATVTLTNPAKRNAQSPALWRALAEAGRVLPGNVRVVVLRGEGKSFSAGLDRQAFTPEGFDGEPSFLDMARGSEADLDATIAEYQEGFTWWRRNDIVSIAAVQGHAIGAGFQLALACDLRIAAEDVQFAMRETGLGLVPDLTGTHPLVNLVGYARALEICATGRFVHAEEAERTGLANLVVPADQLDAAARDLAAALLAAPRDAVVETKALLSGAVSRTYEEQRTAERAAQGRRLRDLAGVTD, from the coding sequence ATGACCTCGCTCGACTCTGTGCTCGACAAGGACGGCGTACGGCTCACCGTCGATGACGCGGTTGCCACGGTGACGCTCACCAACCCGGCCAAGCGCAACGCTCAGTCTCCCGCTCTGTGGCGGGCGTTGGCAGAGGCCGGACGAGTACTGCCCGGCAACGTGCGGGTCGTCGTGCTGCGTGGCGAGGGCAAGTCCTTCTCCGCGGGCCTCGACCGGCAGGCGTTCACCCCCGAGGGGTTCGACGGTGAGCCGTCCTTCCTCGACATGGCGCGTGGCTCCGAGGCCGACCTCGACGCGACCATCGCCGAGTACCAGGAGGGGTTCACCTGGTGGCGCCGCAACGACATCGTGTCGATCGCGGCCGTCCAGGGCCACGCGATCGGCGCCGGCTTCCAGCTCGCCCTCGCCTGCGACCTCCGGATCGCCGCCGAGGACGTGCAGTTCGCCATGCGCGAGACCGGCCTCGGTCTCGTCCCCGACCTCACGGGCACCCACCCCCTGGTGAACCTCGTGGGGTACGCCCGCGCGCTCGAGATCTGCGCCACCGGCCGCTTCGTGCACGCCGAGGAGGCCGAGCGCACCGGCCTCGCCAACCTCGTGGTCCCCGCCGACCAGCTGGACGCGGCAGCCCGCGACCTGGCCGCCGCCCTGCTCGCCGCCCCGCGCGACGCGGTCGTCGAGACCAAGGCCCTGCTCAGCGGCGCCGTCTCCCGCACGTACGAGGAGCAGCGCACCGCCGAGCGCGCCGCACAGGGCCGCCGACTGCGTGACCTCGCCGGCGTCACCGACTGA
- a CDS encoding ABC-F family ATP-binding cassette domain-containing protein: protein MITASGIELRAGARILIESASFRIAKGDRIGLVGRNGAGKTTLTKCLAGEGTPAGGTITRSGEVGYLPQDPRTGDLEVLARDRILSARGLDEILRKMRENEERMANGQGATREKAMKKYERLETEFLTKGGYAAEAEAATIAAALSLPDRVLGQPLHTLSGGQRRRVELARILFSDADTLLLDEPTNHLDADSIVWLRDYLKTYRGGFIVISHDVELVETVVNKVFYLDANRAQIDVYNMGWKLYQQQREADEKRRKRERQNAEKKAATLNAQADKMRAKATKTVAAQNMAKRADRLLSGLEAVRVSDKVAKLRFPDPSPCGKTPLMAEGLSKSYGSLEIFTDVDLAIDKGSRVVILGLNGAGKTTLLRLLGGAEKPDTGDIIEGHGLKLGYYAQEHETLDPDRTVLENMRSAAPDLDLVAVRKTLGSFLFSGDDVDKPAGVLSGGEKTRLALATLVVSSANVLLLDEPTNNLDPASREEILGALRTYKGAVVLVTHDEGAVEALQPERIILLPDGVEDLWGADYRDLVALA, encoded by the coding sequence GTGATCACCGCTTCCGGCATCGAGCTGCGCGCCGGCGCCCGCATCCTCATCGAGTCCGCCTCCTTCCGCATCGCCAAGGGCGACCGCATCGGTCTGGTCGGCCGTAACGGAGCGGGCAAGACCACTCTCACCAAGTGCCTCGCCGGTGAAGGAACCCCGGCCGGCGGCACCATCACGCGCTCCGGTGAGGTCGGCTACCTCCCGCAGGACCCGCGCACCGGCGACCTCGAGGTCCTGGCCCGCGACCGGATCCTCTCCGCCCGCGGACTCGACGAGATCCTGCGCAAGATGCGGGAGAACGAGGAGCGGATGGCCAACGGCCAGGGCGCCACCCGCGAGAAGGCGATGAAGAAGTACGAACGCCTGGAGACGGAGTTCCTCACCAAGGGCGGATACGCCGCCGAGGCCGAGGCCGCCACCATCGCCGCCGCGCTCAGCCTGCCCGACCGGGTGCTCGGCCAGCCCCTGCACACGCTCTCCGGTGGTCAGCGCCGCCGTGTCGAGCTCGCCCGCATCCTGTTCTCGGACGCCGACACCCTGCTCCTCGACGAGCCCACCAACCACCTGGACGCGGACTCGATCGTCTGGCTGCGCGACTACCTCAAGACCTACCGCGGCGGCTTCATCGTGATCTCCCACGATGTCGAGCTCGTCGAGACGGTGGTCAACAAGGTCTTCTACCTCGACGCCAACCGCGCGCAGATCGACGTCTACAACATGGGCTGGAAGCTCTACCAGCAGCAGCGCGAGGCGGACGAGAAGCGCCGCAAGCGCGAGCGCCAGAACGCCGAGAAGAAGGCCGCCACACTGAACGCGCAGGCCGACAAGATGCGCGCCAAGGCCACCAAGACCGTCGCCGCGCAGAACATGGCCAAGCGCGCCGACCGGCTGCTCTCGGGACTGGAGGCCGTCCGGGTCTCCGACAAGGTCGCCAAGCTGCGCTTCCCCGACCCTTCGCCCTGCGGCAAGACCCCGCTGATGGCGGAAGGCCTCTCCAAGTCGTACGGGTCGCTCGAGATCTTCACCGACGTCGACCTCGCCATCGACAAGGGCTCCCGCGTCGTCATCCTCGGCCTCAACGGTGCGGGCAAGACCACGCTGCTGCGCCTCCTCGGCGGCGCCGAGAAGCCCGACACCGGCGACATCATCGAGGGGCACGGGCTCAAGCTCGGCTACTACGCCCAGGAGCACGAGACCCTCGACCCGGACCGCACCGTCCTGGAGAACATGCGCTCCGCGGCGCCCGACCTCGACCTCGTCGCGGTCCGCAAGACGCTCGGCTCCTTCCTCTTCTCCGGCGACGACGTCGACAAGCCCGCGGGAGTGCTCTCCGGCGGTGAGAAGACCCGGCTCGCCCTGGCGACCCTGGTCGTCTCCTCCGCCAACGTGCTGCTCCTCGACGAGCCGACGAACAACCTCGACCCGGCCAGCCGCGAGGAGATCCTCGGCGCGCTGCGCACGTACAAGGGCGCCGTCGTGCTCGTCACCCACGACGAGGGCGCCGTCGAGGCGCTCCAGCCGGAGCGGATCATCCTGCTGCCCGACGGGGTCGAGGACCTCTGGGGTGCGGACTACCGCGACCTGGTCGCCCTGGCCTGA
- the ypfJ gene encoding KPN_02809 family neutral zinc metallopeptidase, which yields MQFDDDADLDTSEVQDVRGSRIPGGRATMGGGIVGIIALVLGLFFGVGPDQLGLSSGDPDTTATASSAAQVQQSCLTGEDANTKDDCRTVAVVNSVQDYWRQEFARSGETYTPARTVLFSDRIGTACGSATSAVGPFYCPGDRQVYLDLGFFDELRTTFGSSGGPFAEAYVVAHEYGHHVQNQLGTLARAQDGRQGADSNSVKVELQADCYAGVWANHATTTPAESGRPLITELTEADIRDGLDAAAAVGDDRIQERFQGSVNPESWTHGSSEQRRQWFTTGFRTGDPSRCNTFR from the coding sequence ATGCAGTTCGACGACGACGCCGACCTGGACACATCCGAGGTCCAGGATGTGCGCGGCAGCCGGATCCCGGGCGGCAGGGCCACCATGGGCGGCGGCATCGTCGGCATCATCGCGCTGGTCCTGGGGCTCTTCTTCGGCGTCGGCCCGGACCAGCTCGGGCTCTCCTCGGGCGACCCCGACACGACCGCGACCGCGTCGTCCGCCGCCCAGGTCCAGCAGAGCTGCCTGACGGGCGAGGACGCGAACACCAAGGACGACTGCCGGACCGTGGCGGTGGTCAACAGCGTGCAGGACTACTGGCGGCAGGAATTCGCGCGGAGCGGCGAGACGTACACGCCGGCGCGGACCGTCCTGTTCAGCGACCGGATCGGCACCGCGTGCGGGTCGGCCACCTCGGCGGTCGGGCCGTTCTACTGCCCCGGTGACCGGCAGGTCTATCTGGACCTGGGGTTCTTCGACGAACTGCGCACGACGTTCGGATCGAGCGGCGGACCGTTCGCCGAGGCGTACGTCGTCGCCCACGAGTACGGCCACCACGTGCAGAACCAGCTGGGCACGCTGGCCAGGGCGCAGGACGGCCGGCAGGGCGCCGACAGCAATTCCGTGAAGGTGGAGCTGCAGGCGGACTGCTACGCCGGGGTGTGGGCGAACCACGCGACCACCACTCCCGCCGAGTCGGGGCGCCCCCTGATCACCGAGCTGACGGAGGCCGACATCCGGGACGGCCTGGACGCCGCGGCGGCGGTCGGCGACGACCGGATCCAGGAGAGGTTCCAGGGGAGCGTGAACCCGGAGTCGTGGACGCACGGCTCGTCGGAGCAGCGCCGGCAGTGGTTCACCACCGGGTTCCGTACCGGGGACCCGAGCCGCTGCAACACCTTCCGCTGA
- a CDS encoding alpha/beta hydrolase produces the protein MRPATATAAAVSTILGVGAAAVAAGRYASDAALGAPSPRPFPGDRRLTVHATAPGQVTLTRSFAALRPGTYGLVGRDVHAIVGPVVEQAPHDSADTVVRTLERVTRGSLEPGAKVRLTPVLHSGDPLGALGLAYKEVEVPGELGALPAWFLPGARDTWVITVHGLGTTREHPLNVTGFLQEQQFPVLDIAYRGDAGAPRSPDGLGHLGESEWRDLDAAIRHAVRYGAERVVMHGWSTGATMALHAAVNSALRDRISGLVLDSPVLDWKVTFRALAVAHGIPAALLPLAVRAAQGQTGLRGAPLLDTSVPTALHAPTLIFHGPDDTLAPWQPSRELAALRPDLVTLHPVTQAPHAAMWNAGPARYEEALRRFLTPLM, from the coding sequence GTGCGCCCGGCAACAGCGACGGCAGCAGCCGTCTCCACGATCCTCGGCGTCGGAGCGGCAGCGGTCGCGGCCGGCCGGTACGCCAGCGACGCCGCCCTCGGGGCCCCGTCGCCACGCCCCTTCCCCGGAGACCGCAGACTCACCGTGCACGCCACGGCGCCCGGGCAGGTCACTCTGACCCGCTCCTTCGCCGCGCTGCGGCCCGGCACGTACGGACTGGTGGGCCGCGACGTCCACGCGATCGTCGGCCCGGTCGTCGAGCAGGCGCCGCACGACTCCGCCGACACCGTCGTGCGCACGCTGGAACGCGTCACCCGGGGCAGCCTCGAACCGGGCGCCAAGGTCCGCCTCACCCCCGTGCTCCACAGCGGCGACCCGCTCGGCGCACTCGGCCTCGCGTACAAGGAGGTCGAGGTGCCCGGCGAGCTGGGCGCCCTGCCCGCCTGGTTCCTCCCCGGCGCCCGCGACACCTGGGTGATCACCGTGCACGGCCTCGGCACCACCCGCGAACACCCCCTGAACGTGACGGGATTCCTGCAGGAGCAGCAGTTCCCGGTGCTCGACATCGCCTACCGCGGCGACGCCGGCGCACCCCGCTCGCCGGACGGGCTCGGCCACCTCGGGGAGTCCGAGTGGCGCGACCTCGACGCGGCCATCCGCCACGCCGTGCGCTACGGGGCCGAGCGCGTCGTCATGCACGGCTGGTCCACCGGCGCCACCATGGCCCTGCACGCCGCCGTCAACTCCGCACTCCGCGACCGCATCAGCGGTCTCGTCCTGGACTCCCCGGTCCTGGACTGGAAGGTCACCTTCCGTGCCCTGGCCGTCGCCCACGGCATCCCCGCCGCACTCCTGCCCCTCGCCGTCCGGGCCGCCCAGGGCCAGACCGGACTGCGCGGCGCCCCGCTCCTGGACACCTCCGTGCCGACCGCCCTGCACGCCCCCACGCTGATCTTCCACGGCCCCGACGACACCCTCGCGCCCTGGCAGCCGTCCCGGGAACTGGCCGCACTGCGTCCCGACCTGGTCACTCTGCACCCCGTGACGCAGGCTCCGCATGCGGCGATGTGGAATGCCGGTCCGGCACGCTACGAAGAGGCCCTCAGGCGCTTCCTCACGCCCCTGATGTGA
- a CDS encoding helix-turn-helix domain-containing protein has translation MAETLKKGSRVTGAARDKLAADLKKKYDSGASIRALAEETGRSYGFVHRMLSESGVTLRGRGGATRGKKAATA, from the coding sequence GTGGCCGAGACTCTGAAGAAGGGCAGCCGGGTAACCGGCGCCGCGCGCGACAAGCTCGCGGCAGACCTGAAGAAGAAGTACGACTCCGGTGCGAGCATCCGGGCGCTGGCCGAGGAAACCGGCCGCTCCTACGGGTTCGTCCACCGGATGCTCAGTGAGTCCGGAGTGACGCTGCGGGGACGCGGCGGAGCTACTCGAGGCAAGAAGGCCGCTACGGCCTGA
- a CDS encoding Asp23/Gls24 family envelope stress response protein: MTAVTDRVAAAERGETRIADRVVAKIAAQAAKEAVDKPPKDGAPPSATVTVHRDSARVRVSLELGYPSDIGRQCGAVRRRVTERVEALAGMEVPEVAVQVERLHPAGAGAMPEGSIR; encoded by the coding sequence GTGACGGCGGTGACAGACCGGGTCGCTGCCGCGGAGCGCGGGGAGACCCGGATCGCCGACCGGGTCGTCGCGAAGATCGCCGCGCAGGCGGCGAAGGAGGCGGTCGACAAGCCTCCCAAGGACGGCGCGCCGCCGAGCGCCACGGTCACCGTGCACCGGGACTCCGCCCGGGTGCGGGTCAGTCTTGAGCTCGGCTACCCCAGTGACATCGGCCGCCAGTGCGGGGCGGTGCGTCGCCGGGTCACCGAGCGGGTAGAAGCACTGGCGGGCATGGAGGTGCCCGAAGTAGCGGTGCAGGTCGAGCGGCTGCATCCCGCAGGAGCGGGCGCCATGCCGGAGGGGAGCATTCGATGA
- a CDS encoding Asp23/Gls24 family envelope stress response protein — protein MTETPQRNRPDNPGGVPGGDDGRKNPLTKRGGGAAATRGRTTIADGVVEKIAGMAARDVVGVHAMGSGFSRTFGAVRDRVPGGGKSVTRGVKAEVGESQTALDLEIVVDYGVSIADVARDVRENVVAAVERMTGLEVVEVNIAVSDVKLPDEEDESEPEPRLQ, from the coding sequence ATGACCGAGACCCCACAGCGGAACCGGCCCGACAACCCCGGCGGTGTGCCCGGCGGGGACGACGGCAGGAAGAATCCGCTGACCAAGCGCGGCGGGGGAGCCGCCGCCACCCGCGGCCGCACGACGATCGCCGACGGTGTGGTCGAGAAGATCGCCGGAATGGCCGCGCGCGATGTCGTCGGCGTCCACGCGATGGGCAGCGGCTTCTCCCGGACCTTCGGAGCGGTACGCGACCGGGTCCCGGGCGGAGGCAAGTCCGTGACCCGCGGAGTCAAGGCGGAGGTCGGCGAGTCCCAGACCGCTCTCGACCTGGAGATCGTCGTCGACTACGGCGTATCGATCGCCGACGTGGCCCGCGATGTGCGTGAGAACGTCGTCGCGGCCGTGGAGCGCATGACCGGCCTCGAAGTCGTCGAGGTCAACATCGCGGTCAGCGATGTCAAACTGCCCGACGAGGAGGACGAGTCCGAGCCCGAGCCACGTCTGCAGTAG
- a CDS encoding VOC family protein — MAGAGGVPTIYPTVLYDDAKAAIRTLTQALGFTEDAVYEGKDGSVLHAELSCGNGRVMLGSKGGEGVFAKAMAGAGPAGVYVVVDEVDEHHARAVEHGVEILMPPTDQDYGSRDYMARDAEGNVWSFGTYAPGSAG, encoded by the coding sequence ATGGCAGGCGCGGGCGGTGTACCGACGATCTACCCGACGGTTCTGTACGACGACGCGAAGGCCGCGATCAGAACGCTGACCCAGGCCCTGGGTTTCACGGAGGATGCGGTGTACGAGGGGAAGGACGGCAGCGTCCTGCACGCCGAGCTGTCCTGCGGCAACGGCAGGGTGATGCTCGGCTCCAAGGGGGGCGAGGGCGTGTTCGCCAAGGCGATGGCGGGGGCGGGACCTGCGGGGGTGTACGTCGTCGTGGACGAGGTGGACGAGCACCACGCGCGGGCCGTGGAGCACGGCGTGGAGATCCTGATGCCGCCCACCGACCAGGACTACGGCTCGCGTGACTACATGGCGCGGGACGCGGAGGGCAACGTCTGGAGCTTCGGGACGTACGCCCCGGGGTCGGCGGGCTGA